From Planifilum fimeticola, the proteins below share one genomic window:
- a CDS encoding GNAT family N-acetyltransferase, whose amino-acid sequence MIEVLCAKELGDAAKKRISEIFVDAFGHHLSFFSKDKNKLAKALEHMFVLDVFHIALFEGEIAGMAACTNSDVHSVNHDQSDLRRHFGIYKGTIANVVFKREFQKPIKVGKRTALIEFFATDPKYRRRGVAKAIMNHLLSLPQYDEYILEVTNTDPRVIRLYEKLGFREFERIKQKYSRLSGLDYMVYMRYTK is encoded by the coding sequence ATGATCGAAGTCCTTTGCGCAAAGGAATTGGGAGATGCGGCAAAGAAGCGGATCAGCGAGATCTTTGTCGACGCCTTCGGTCATCATTTGTCTTTCTTTTCAAAAGACAAAAACAAGTTGGCCAAGGCGTTGGAGCACATGTTTGTCCTGGATGTTTTCCATATCGCCCTGTTCGAGGGCGAGATCGCGGGAATGGCCGCCTGCACCAACAGCGACGTGCACTCGGTGAACCACGATCAAAGTGACTTGCGCAGGCATTTCGGAATATACAAGGGAACGATTGCCAATGTGGTATTTAAGCGGGAATTCCAGAAGCCGATCAAGGTGGGAAAGCGAACGGCGCTCATCGAATTTTTCGCCACCGATCCCAAGTACCGGAGGCGCGGGGTTGCCAAGGCGATCATGAATCACTTGCTTTCTCTGCCCCAATACGATGAATATATCCTGGAGGTGACAAATACGGATCCCCGGGTCATCCGATTGTATGAAAAACTGGGCTTCAGGGAGTTTGAACGGATCAAACAGAAGTACAGCCGCCTGAGCGGCTTGGATTACATGGTATATATGCGATATACCAAGTGA